From a single Dendropsophus ebraccatus isolate aDenEbr1 chromosome 8, aDenEbr1.pat, whole genome shotgun sequence genomic region:
- the LOC138799876 gene encoding calreticulin-like, with protein MKWRLILAACVLAVTAEPIIYFREQFEDGDEWQKRWVESKNRSDYGKWQLTAGNFFGDPEKDKGIQTTQSWKYYALSARFEPISNENQTLVIQFTVKHEQAIDCGGGYVKIYPADINQEQIHSDSVYCIMFGPDICGTIHEKVHVILSYKEKYHLITKNITCKHDELTHLYTLIIRPNNTYAVKIDNEVVANGTLEDDWDFLLPRQIIDENATQPADWDDRAQIEDPNEPRPEDWDEREFIPDPESKQPRDWDSSMDGEWEAPVIPNPNYKGIWKPKIIDNPNYQGEWVQPYKDNPDYVPDDTLYRYDELGVIGLDLWQVKSGTIFDNFLITNDEELAEKIGNETWGETREPELKMKTLQDEERDAKDEKKQRWKKLEQEFAKLDEMDRLEKERKSKLRKTLRKQYGLDPPQEQAQLPQPPPPKDEL; from the exons ATGAAGTGGCGCCTGATCCTGGCAGCGTGTGTCCTGGCCGTAACCGCAGAACCCATTATATATTTTCGAGAGCAATTTGAAGATGGAG ATGAATGGCAGAAAAGATGGGTGGAATCTAAGAATAGATCTGACTATGGAAAATGGCAGCTGACGGCCGGCAACTTCTTTGGAGATCCGGAGAAAGATAAAG gtatacagaccacTCAAAGCTGGAAGTATTATGCGCTGTCCGCACGGTTTGAGCCAATCAGCAATGAGAACCAGACATTGGTCATACAATTCACTGTTAAACATGAACAAGCGATTGACTGTGGAGGAGGCTACGTGAAGATATACCCTGCAGATATCAACCAAGAGCAGATACAttcagactctgtctattgcatCATGTTCG GGCCTGATATATGTGGCACAATCCATGAAAAAGTCCATGTTATCCTGAGTTATAAGGAGAAATATCATTTGATCACCAAGAATATAACATGCAAG CACGATGAGCTCACACACTTGTACACTCTGATAATCCGACCCAATAACACGTACGCAGTGAAGATTGACAATGAAGTGGTGGCAAACGGGACCCTGGAAGACGACTGGGACTTCTTATTACCACGCCAAATCATAGATGAGAATGCTACACAGCCGGCGGACTGGGATGATAGAGCTCAAATCGAAGACCCCAATGAGCCGAGGCCAGAA gACTGGGATGAGAGAGAGTTTATTCCAGATCCAGAGTCAAAGCAGCCTCGTGACTGGGACTCCAGTATGGACGGCGAGTGGGAGGCCCCCGTGATACCAAATCCAAACTACAAG GGAATTTGGAAACCAAAAATAATAGATAATCCAAACTATCAAGGAGAGTGGGTCCAACCGTACAAGGATAATCCTGACTATGTACCTGATGACACGTTATATAGATATGATGAGCTCGGGGTTATCGGACTGGATCTCTGGCAG GTGAAATCTGGAACAATATTTGATAATTTCCTTATTACCAATGATGAAGAGTTGGCGGAAAAAATTGGAAATGAAACATGGGGAGAAACCAGG GAACCAGAATTGAAAATGAAAACGCTACAGGATGAGGAAAGGGACGCAAAGGATGAAAAGAAGCAACGATGGAAAAAGTTGGAGCAAGAATTCGCAAAACTCGATGAGATGGACAGActggaaaaagaaagaaagtccAAGCTACGGAAAACATTAAGAAAACAGTACGGACTAGATCCGCCTCAGGAGCAGGCTCAGCTTCCTCAGCCTCCACCTCCTAAAGACGAGCTGTGA